The Zingiber officinale cultivar Zhangliang chromosome 10A, Zo_v1.1, whole genome shotgun sequence genome contains a region encoding:
- the LOC122027193 gene encoding U-box domain-containing protein 33-like: MERRRSGHPSSRGSLREIVEEPRESPLPAEEEAVYVAVEKEFREWSDNFLWVLRNTSKEKKIVIVHVHRPAHRIPTELGWLPANQLKEKEVSAYRDDEREKMNQCLDEYVNLCSRVKVHKAETLVIEKDNVGKGLLELVANRGITKLVMGAAADRNYSRKMRAPKSKTALSLQQQADPSCKIWFVCKGNLICPRDACLDEPIIPKSLVESPNSVSNLPEVRRRTMSLSQVQGDLTNFSNLTTQDIFTPRSKSVNFTTYTELTLASLSNEGPARSPMSGGRECNNFDNWATILRGSDGSICDDDVQMIPKDVCRDDESIILPLMHDAEEDCPVQSPQHELQDLDVDDAVYKKLQAAISEVENSKREAYEEFYKRQKAEKDLAEAMRKVKVAETLYTREAKLRKEIEEALEKGKGELSSLKQQQDEVHEELRQVREKMEGIQYQKSESDQTLNDTKGKLSEAYAYIDSIRQEHEVLRQELDDAIGENEELSQKKGDVTISSYGAEAFSHFSLSELEQAADNFHLSSKIGEGGYGCVYKGFLRHTKVAIKRLHPEGMQGKSEFQREIEVLSKVRHPNLVTLIGACPEAWTLVYEFLPNGSLEDRLTCADNTPPLTWQARVRIASEICLALIFLHSCKPLGVVHGDLKPANILLDANLVSKLGDFGICRLLDQSINSTTLFHCTHQPKGTFAYMDPELLSYGEITTKSDIYSFGVILLRLLTGRPAFGISKVVQDALDKKSSHEIFDRSAGDWPYVQAKKLVKLGLKCCEMNRKNRPDTKEAWEILEPFAKYASFKRSSTSFRSITEDIPSYFICPIVKELMKDPQVAADGFTYEAKAIRGWLHSGRGTSPITNVELSHHELTPNHALRYAIQGWLQQFQK; encoded by the exons AGAATGGAGTGATAATTTCCTGTGGGTGCTCCGGAACACCTCCAAGGAGAAGAAGATCGTCATTGTGCACGTCCACCGCCCGGCGCACAGAATCCCCACCG AATTGGGATGGCTTCCTGCAAACCAGCTGAAGGAGAAGGAGGTCAGTGCCTACAGAGACGACGAAAGGGAAAAGATGAATCAATGCTTAGATGAGTATGTGAATCTTTGCTCTCGTGTAAAG GTACATAAAGCTGAGACACTAGTGATCGAGAAGGATAATGTCGGAAAAGGATTGCTAGAGCTTGTTGCTAATCGTGGGATCACCAAGCTTGTAATGGGAGCAGCAGCAGATAGAAACTATTCAAG GAAAATGAGGGCTCCAAAGTCGAAGACAGCTCTTTCTTTGCAACAGCAGGCTGATCCATCATGCAAGATTTGGTTTGTCTGCAAAGGAAATCTAATCTGTCCCAG GGATGCTTGTCTTGATGAACCTATTATTCCAAAGTCACTTGTGGAAAGCCCAAATTCAGTATCCAACCTACCTGAAGTACGAAGAAGAACAATGTCATTATCTCAAGTGCAGGGCGACCTCACAAACTTTTCAAATCTTACGACACAAGATATATTTACACCAAGGTCAAAATCTGTGAATTTTACTACTTACACAGAGTTGACACTGGCATCTTTGTCTAATGAAGGACCAGCAAGGTCACCAATGTCTGGAGGCAGAGAATGCAATAATTTTGATAATTGGGCTACTATTTTGAGAGGTTCAGATGGTTCAATATGCGATGATGACGTACAAATGattcccaaggatgtgtgcagaGATGATGAATCAAtcattttacccttgatgcatgATGCCGAAGAGGATTGCCCGGTTCAGTCTCCACAACATGAGTTG CAAGATCTTGATGTCGATGATGCTGTGTATAAAAAGTTGCAAGCGGCAATTAGTGAAGTAGAAAATTCCAAACGTGAGGCTTACGAAGAGTTCTATAAGCGACAAAAGGCTGAAAAAGATCTAGCCGAGGCAATGAGAAAG GTCAAAGTAGCTGAGACTTTGTACACTAGAGAGGCCAAACTGCGAAAAGAAATTGAAGAAGCACTAGAAAAAGGAAAAGGGGAATTATCATCTCTTAAACAACAACAAGATGAAGTTCATGAAGAACTACGACAAGTACGTGAAAAGATGGAAGGGATTCAGTACCAAAAATCTGAATCTGACCAAACTCTCAATGATACTAAGGGGAAATTGTCTGAGGCATATGCTTACATTGACTCAATCCGGCAAGAGCATGAAGTATTGCGTCAAGAGCTAGACGATGCCATTGGAGAGAATGAAGAACTGAGCCAGAAGAAAGGAGATGTAACAATCAGCTCGTATGGAGCGGAAGCCTTCTCTCATTTCTCCCTTTCGGAGCTGGAGCAAGCAGCTGACAACTTTCATTTATCATCAAAGATCGGTGAGGGTGGATATGGATGTGTTTATAAAGGATTCCTTCGCCATACAAAAGTAGCAATAAAGAGATTACATCCTGAAGGAATGCAAGGAAAATCGGAATTCCAGAGAGAG ATTGAAGTTTTGAGTAAAGTAAGGCATCCAAACCTTGTCACTCTAATAGGAGCATGCCCAGAAGCATGGACTCTTGTTTACGAGTTTCTTCCTAATGGAAGCTTGGAAGACAGACTAACCTGTGCTGACAATACTCCACCGCTCACCTGGCAGGCTCGCGTGCGCATTGCTTCTGAGATTTGCTTGGCTCTCATCTTCCTGCACTCGTGCAAACCTCTCGGTGTAGTCCATGGTGACCTTAAGCCTGCAAACATTCTTCTTGATGCAAACTTAGTCAGTAAGCTTGGCGACTTTGGTATTTGTCGTCTGCTCGACCAGTCTATCAATAGCACCACCCTGTTTCATTGCACGCATCAACCCAAAGGAACATTCGCCTACATGGACCCTGAATTGCTTTCGTATGGAGAAATCACCACCAAATCTGATATTTATTCATTCGGAGTCATACTGCTAAGGCTCCTGACCGGAAGGCCTGCATTTGGGATTAGCAAAGTGGTACAAGATGCATTAGATAAGAAATCTTCACATGAGATATTCGATCGTTCGGCAGGAGATTGGCCTTATGTCCAGGCGAAGAAGCTGGTGAAACTGGGATTAAAGTGTTGTGAAATGAATAGGAAGAACAGGCCAGATACAAAGGAGGCATGGGAGATACTTGAGCCCTTTGCGAAGTATGCCTCGTTCAAGAGATCATCGACTTCATTCAGATCGATCACAGAAGACATTCCCTCATACTTCATATGCCCAATAGTTAAG GAGCTTATGAAAGATCCACAAGTAGCAGCTGATGGCTTCACCTATGAAGCTAAGGCTATTCGAGGATGGCTTCATAGTGGTCGCGGCACTTCTCCCATAACTAACGTCGAGCTCTCTCACCATGAGCTAACACCCAATCATGCTCTTCGTTATGCGATTCAAGGATGGCTTCAACAGTTTCAGAAATAA